A window of Mytilus edulis chromosome 10, xbMytEdul2.2, whole genome shotgun sequence contains these coding sequences:
- the LOC139490734 gene encoding uncharacterized protein: MDILEMDTNEEETSRGQINSTNNNNITENVNKEAEISKQSNPVEENPDERICDDEAVDCDPLASASHYYRALYERQFGTDLTNEINPNYNPCTSQNQFVNEGLMEYLKEKQLELYPLELFGGDSENVFTPAVGEVLQFRTNTAMNKGTAVFVSGYWRKGKCINIINNMSRGKLFVIEDDNTKYKFELNRYQLRPYNC, from the exons ATGGATATACTTGAAATGGACACGAATGAAGAAGAAACAAGTAGAGGACAAATTAATTCTACGAATAACAATAACATCACTGAAAATGTCAATAAGGAAGCAGAGATATCAAAACAGTCAAATCCTGTAGAAGAAAATCCTGATGAAAGAATTTGTGATGAT gaaGCTGTTGATTGCGATCCATTGGCCAGTGCCAGCCACTATTACAGAGCTTTATACGAGCGCCAGTTTGGTACAGATCTTACAAATGAAATTAACCCAAATTAC AATCCATGTACTTCACAAAATCAATTTGTTAACGAGGGACTAATGGAATATTTGAAGGAAAAACAGCTAGAATTATATCCCTTAGAGTTATTTGGTGGAGACTCCGAAAATGTATTTACACCTGCAGTGGGAGAAGTTTTACAGTTTAGGACCAATACCGCCATGAACAAGGGAACAGCCGTATTTGTTAGTGGATACTGGAGAAAAGGAAAATgtataaatatcatcaataataTGTCAAGAGGAAAATTGTTTGTAATAGAAGATGacaatacaaaatacaaatttgaacTCAACAGATACCAGCTTAGACCTTACAATTGTTAA
- the LOC139490733 gene encoding KRAB-A domain-containing protein 2-like, giving the protein MMEQTNTVPDEGYVFERKRKKGISKDPNAETFWADMPYYVEIAKAKEQNSKWGPKKIIAELKLGLSERVVKTVLSQYFYDQNTDCLFRKSIDLNVHHRRCVSKNDLVNMIKENHKKDHRKADTIYEALRTTVFPVVRETIKILFKTEVKCQQCASAIDLPKTTTTRRPIPATYPNSRWQVDLKKMPAVRGYTYACNIIDCYSRFAFGGPTKTKTAKEIADLILKYLYLLGSPRILQSDNGKEFSNSNLADVIDVFKTRQIHGRPYHPQSQGRVERFNRTLTEYFRIQMSVHKDWPSELQEFYYNYNNRVHKATKPATPYQLFFQRPNFAPPVDEQIPFTILTQEERLFLTTAHLDVEDKDLEPHGTEESTETYQPEVGDGFISVHTNDGVYPSEENISFEGINLVHCFFIKVYFFTKKGDFQC; this is encoded by the exons ATGATGGAACAAACCAACACAGTACCGGATGAAGGGTATGTTTtcgaaagaaaaagaaaaaaagggatAAGCAAAGATCCGAATGCCGAGACATTTTGGGCCGACATGCCTTATTATGTGGAAATAGCTAAAGCAAAAGAACAAAACAGCAAATGGGGTCCGAAAAAAATTATTGCAGAACTAAAACTTGGATTATCTGAGAGAGTAGTAAAAACGGTATTAAGTCAATATTTCTATGATCAAAATACAGATTGTTTGTTCAGAAAATCTATTGATTTAAATGTTCACCACAGAAGATGTGTTAGCAAAAATGATTTGGTGAATATGataaaagaaaatcataaaaaggaCCACAGAAAAGCAGACACAATATACGAAGCACTGAGGACAACAGTATTTCCCGTTGTCAGAGAAACCATTAAAATTCTGTTCAAAACAGAAGTTAAGTGTCAGCAATGTGCCAGTGCTATTGATTTACCAAAAACTACTACAACGCGCAGACCAATTCCAGCTACGTATCCAAACAGTCGCTGGCAAGTAGATTTGAAAAAGATGCCAGCAGTAAGAGGATATACATATGCATGCAACATAATTGATTGTTATTCAAGATTTGCCTTTGGAGGACCAACAAAAACCAAAACTGCTAAAGAAATAGCAGATTTAATTCTAAAGTATCTTTACCTGTTAGGATCACCAAGAATTTTACAGTCTGATAATGGAAAAGAATTTTCAAACTCCAACCTAGCAGATGTTATTGATGTTTTTAAAACACGACAAATTCATGGGCGTCCTTATCATCCCCAAAGCCAGGGCCGGGTAGAAAGGTTTAACAGAACGTTAACAGAGTATTTTAGAATCCAGATGTCTGTACACAAAGACTGGCCTTCTGAACTTCAAGAGTTTTACTATAACTACAATAACAGAGTCCACAAAGCCACAAAGCCAGCAACGCCTTATCAGTTATTTTTCCAGCGACCAAACTTCGCTCCCCCAGTAGATGAACAG atTCCATTCACAATCCTCACCCAAGAGGAGAGACTATTTTTGACCACAGCACATTTGGATGTAGAGGATAAAGATTTAGAACCTCATGGTACAGAAGAATCTACAGAGACCTATCAGCCCGAGGTCGGTGATGGTTTCATTAGTGTGCACACAAATGACGGGGTTTATCCTAGTgaagaaaatatttcatttgaaggTATAAATTTAgtacattgtttttttattaaagtatatttttttaccaaaaaaggagATTTTCAGTGTTAA